From one Rosa rugosa chromosome 4, drRosRugo1.1, whole genome shotgun sequence genomic stretch:
- the LOC133745198 gene encoding probable copper-transporting ATPase HMA5 gives MATKFFALACIRNNNSGEGRGGSDLSPRPHYPSMPKYPKGVVAEETTMVVGTESKAVFSVIGMTCSACAGSVEKAVKRLPGIREAVVDVLNNRAQVLFFPDFVNAETIRETIEDVGFQATLIADEGNEKSTLVCRIRIKGMTCTSCSSTVESALQAVHGVQKAQVALATEEADVHYDPKIVSCNQLMVAIEDTGFEAILINSGEDMSKIDLKVDGVRTDHSMRILEQSLQALPGVQGVDIHHDDRKISLSYKPDMTGPRNFINVIETTGSRRFRAKIYPGGGAGRENHRKEEIQQYYRVFLWSLIFTIPVFLTSMVFMYIPGLKHGLDKKVVNMLSIGELIRWILSTPVQFIIGRRFYTGAYKSLRHGSANMDVLIALGTNAAYFYSVYSVLRAATSPHFKGTDFFETSAMLISFILLGKYLEVLAKGKTSDAIAKLMNLAPETATLLTLDEEGIVVGEEEIDGRLIQKNDVIKIIPGAKVASDGYVIWGQSHVNESMITGEARPVAKRKGDTVIGGTVNENGVLHIKATRVGSESSLAQIVRLVESAQMAKAPVQKFADRISKFFVPLVIMLSFFTWLSWFLAGKFHGYPKSWIPKSMDSFQLALQFGISVMVIACPCALGLATPTAVMVGTGVGASQGVLIKGGQALESAHKVDCIVFDKTGTLTIGKPLVVNTRLLKNMVLREFYELVAAAEVNSEHPLAKAIVEYAKKFREDEENPARPEAHDFASITGHGVKAIVRGREIIVGNKSLMVDQNIAVPLDAEDYLAEAEGLAQTGILVAIDGEVAGVLAISDPLKPGAQEVITILKSMNVRSIMVTGDNWGTANSIANEVGIDTVIAEAKPDQKADKVKELQASGYTVAMVGDGINDSPALVAADVGMAIGAGTDIAIEAADIVLMKSNLEDVITAIDLSRKTFTRIRLNYIWALGYNVLGIPIAAGVLFPSTGFRLPPWIAGAAMAASSVSVVCCSLLLKNYKRPKELNNLEVRGIVIE, from the exons ATGGCGACCAAGTTCTTTGCTCTTGCGTGCATACGCAACAACAACAGTGGTGAAGGCCGCGGCGGCAGCGATTTGTCACCGCGGCCTCACTACCCCTCCATGCCAAAGTATCCGAAGGGTGTGGTGGCGGAGGAGACCACTATGGTGGTGGGCACCGAGTCCAAGGCCGTGTTCTCCGTCATCGGCATGACCTGCTCCGCATGCGCGGGATCGGTAGAGAAGGCTGTGAAGAGGCTACCCGGGATTCGCGAGGCGGTGGTCGACGTGCTCAACAACCGTGCCCAAGTCTTGTTCTTCCCCGATTTCGTTAAC GCAGAGACTATCCGTGAGACTATTGAAGATGTTGGATTTCAAGCAACATTGATTGCTGATGAGGGAAACGAGAAGTCCACGTTGGTGTGCAGAATAAGGATCAAAGGAATGACTTGCACTTCTTGCTCTTCCACTGTTGAATCAGCTTTGCAGGCAGTTCATGGTGTACAAAAAGCCCAAGTTGCCTTAGCAACTGAAGAAGCAGATGTCCACTATGATCCAAAGATAGTGAGCTGCAATCAGCTGATGGTAGCCATTGAAGACACTGGATTCGAAGCCATACTTATTAATTCAGGTGAAGACATGAGCAAGATAGATCTTAAAGTTGACGGTGTAAGGACCGATCATTCAATGAGAATACTTGAACAGTCTCTTCAAGCACTCCCTGGGGTGCAAGGTGTAGACATACATCATGATGACAGAAAAATTTCCCTGTCTTACAAGCCAGATATGACAGGGCCCCGAAATTTCATCAATGTGATTGAAACAACTGGATCCAGGCGTTTCAGGGCAAAAATTTATCCAGGCGGTGGAGCAGGAAGAGAAAATCATAGGAAGGAGGAAATTCAGCAGTACTACAGAGTCTTTCTCTGGAGTTTGATTTTCACCATTCCAGTATTTTTAACCTCCATGGTCTTCATGTACATCCCTGGACTTAAGCATGGCTTAGACAAGAAAGTAGTAAATATGCTCAGCATTGGGGAGCTTATAAGGTGGATTCTGTCTACTCCGGTGCAGTTCATCATAGGCCGGAGGTTCTATACTGGGGCATACAAGTCATTGCGCCATGGTTCTGCTAATATGGATGTGTTAATTGCCTTGGGAACAAATGCAGCATATTTCTATTCAGTCTACTCCGTACTGAGAGCTGCCACCTCCCCACATTTTAAGGGTACAGATTTCTTTGAGACTAGTGCAATGCTCATCTCATTCATTCTCTTAGGGAAGTACCTAGAGGTGTTAGCCAAGGGGAAGACATCTGATGCTATTGCCAAACTGATGAATTTGGCACCTGAAACAGCCACTTTGTTGACTCTAGATGAAGAAGGAATCGTGGTAggtgaagaagaaattgatggTCGGTTGATACAAAAGAACGATGTCATCAAAATTATTCCAGGGGCAAAAGTAGCTTCGGATGGTTATGTGATATGGGGACAAAGCCATGTAAATGAGAGTATGATAACAGGAGAAGCACGTCCAGTGGCAAAAAGGAAAGGTGATACAGTCATTGGAGGTACTGTAAATGAAAATGGTGTGTTGCATATCAAGGCAACACGGGTTGGATCAGAAAGTTCCCTTGCGCAGATTGTACGGCTTGTTGAGTCAGCTCAGATGGCAAAAGCTCCTGTTCAGAAGTTTGCTGACCGCATTTCTAAATTCTTTGTGCCATTG GTGATCATGCTTTCATTCTTTACCTGGCTTTCATGGTTTTTGGCTGGAAAATTCCATGGCTACCCGAAATCTTGGATACCGAAGTCCATGGATAGCTTTCAGCTTGCTCTCCAGTTTGGGATCTCTGTCATGGTTATTGCGTGCCCTTGTGCTCTAGGCCTAGCAACTCCTACTGCTGTCATGGTTGGTACTGGAGTCGGTGCATCCCAAGGTGTACTGATCAAAGGAGGTCAAGCATTAGAAAGTGCACATAAG GTGGACTGCATCGTGTTCGACAAGACAGGGACTCTTACAATTGGGAAGCCACTGGTTGTTAACACACGACTCCTGAAAAATATGGTGCTTCGAGAATTCTATGAACTTGTTGCTGCAGCTGAG GTTAACAGTGAACACCCCTTGGCCAAGGCCATTGTTGAGTATGCCAAAAAATtcagagaagatgaagagaatcCAGCCAGGCCAGAAGCGCATGACTTTGCCTCCATTACTGGTCACGGGGTGAAGGCTATTGTTCGGGGCAGGGAAATAATTGTGGGGAACAAGAGCTTGATGGTGGACCAGAACATTGCAGTTCCACTCGATGCAGAAGACTACCTAGCAGAAGCTGAAGGGCTGGCTCAAACTGGGATTCTAGTAGCCATAGATGGAGAAGTGGCCGGAGTTCTAGCAATATCTGATCCACTGAAACCAGGTGCTCAAGAAGTAATTACCATACTCAAGTCAATGAATGTTAGAAGCATAATGGTGACAGGTGACAATTGGGGAACTGCAAATTCTATTGCCAATGAAGTTGGTATTGATACTGTTATAGCCGAAGCGAAACCTGACCAGAAAGCAGATAAAGTGAAGGAATTGCAG GCTTCAGGCTACACTGTGGCGATGGTGGGAGATGGCATCAATGACTCACCAGCACTTGTGGCGGCAGATGTAGGAATGGCAATTGGTGCTGGCACTGACATTGCAATTGAGGCAGCAGACATTGTGCTAATGAAGAGCAACTTGGAGGATGTGATAACTGCCATTGATCTTTCAAGGAAAACCTTCACCCGTATTCGTTTGAACTACATTTGGGCTTTGGGATATAATGTGCTCGGGATCCCAATAGCTGCAGGAGTTCTCTTCCCATCCACTGGATTTCGCTTACCCCCTTGGATTGCTGGAGCTGCAATGGCTGCTTCTTCTGTCAGTGTTGTTTGCTGTTCATTGTTGTTGAAGAACTATAAGAGACCCAAGGAGCTGAATAACCTTGAGGTGCGTGGAATAGTGATCGAGTGA